One window from the genome of Prinia subflava isolate CZ2003 ecotype Zambia chromosome 2, Cam_Psub_1.2, whole genome shotgun sequence encodes:
- the FOSL2 gene encoding fos-related antigen 2 isoform X1: MYQDYPGNFDTSSRGSSGSPGHPETYSSGAAQQKFRVDMPGSGSAFIPTINAITTSQDLQWMVQPTVITSMSSPYSRSHPYSHPLPPLSSVAGHTALQRPGVIKTIGTTVGRRRRDEQLSPEEEEKRRIRRERNKLAAAKCRNRRRELTEKLQAETEVLEEEKSVLQKEIAELQKEKEKLEFMLVAHSPVCKISPEERRSPPSSSLQSIRTGASGAVVVKQEPVEEEIPSSSLVLDKAQRSVIKPISIAGGFYGEEALNTPIVVTSTPAITPGSSNLVFTYPNVLDQESPLSPSESCSKAHRRSSSSGDQSSDSLNSPTLLAL; the protein is encoded by the exons ATGTACCAGGACTACCCCGGGAACTTCGACACCtcctccagaggcagcagcgGCTCCCCGGGACACCCCGAGACCTACTCGAGCGGCGCAGCCCAGCAG AAATTCCGAGTAGATATGCCAGGATCAGGCAGCGCTTTCATCCCTACGATCAACGCCATCACCACCAGCCAGGACCTCCAGTGGATGGTGCAGCCCACCGTGATCACCTCCATGTCCAGCCCCTACTCGCGCTCACACCCGTACAGCCACCCGCTGCCCCCGCTGTCCTCGGTGGCCGGACACACGGCTCTGCAGCGGCCTGGGGTCATCAAAACCATCGGCACCACGGTGGGACGGAGGCGGAGAGATGAGCAG CTGTCGcctgaggaagaagagaagcGAAGGATCCGGAGAGAGAGGAACAAGCTGGCAGCTGCTAAGTGTCGTAACAGGCGTCGAGAGCTGACAGAGAAACTCCAGGCG GAAACTGAAGTACTGGAGGAGGAGAAGTCAGTGCTGCAAAAGGAGATTGCTGAGCtccagaaggagaaggagaagctggAGTTTATGCTGGTggctcacagccctgtgtgcaaGATCAGCCCTGAGGAACGTCGGAGCCCACCATCCAGCAGCCTCCAGAGCATTCGGACTGGAGCAAGTGGAGCAGTGGTGGTGAAGCAGGAGCCTGTGGAGGAAGAGATCCCATCTTCCTCTTTGGTCCTTGACAAAGCCCAGAGGTCTGTCATTAAGCCCATCAGCATTGCTGGAGGTTTTTATGGGGAGGAGGCACTCAACACTCCCATTGTGGTGACCTCAACACCAGCCATCACTCCTGGCTCTTCCAACTTGGTGTTCACCTACCCTAACGTGTTGGATCAGGAgtctcctctctccccttctgAGTCCTGCTCCAAAGCTCAccggaggagcagcagcagcggggaCCAGTCCTCAGATTCCTTGAACTCTCCCACCTTGCTGGCGTTGTAA
- the FOSL2 gene encoding fos-related antigen 2 isoform X2, with translation MPGSGSAFIPTINAITTSQDLQWMVQPTVITSMSSPYSRSHPYSHPLPPLSSVAGHTALQRPGVIKTIGTTVGRRRRDEQLSPEEEEKRRIRRERNKLAAAKCRNRRRELTEKLQAETEVLEEEKSVLQKEIAELQKEKEKLEFMLVAHSPVCKISPEERRSPPSSSLQSIRTGASGAVVVKQEPVEEEIPSSSLVLDKAQRSVIKPISIAGGFYGEEALNTPIVVTSTPAITPGSSNLVFTYPNVLDQESPLSPSESCSKAHRRSSSSGDQSSDSLNSPTLLAL, from the exons ATGCCAGGATCAGGCAGCGCTTTCATCCCTACGATCAACGCCATCACCACCAGCCAGGACCTCCAGTGGATGGTGCAGCCCACCGTGATCACCTCCATGTCCAGCCCCTACTCGCGCTCACACCCGTACAGCCACCCGCTGCCCCCGCTGTCCTCGGTGGCCGGACACACGGCTCTGCAGCGGCCTGGGGTCATCAAAACCATCGGCACCACGGTGGGACGGAGGCGGAGAGATGAGCAG CTGTCGcctgaggaagaagagaagcGAAGGATCCGGAGAGAGAGGAACAAGCTGGCAGCTGCTAAGTGTCGTAACAGGCGTCGAGAGCTGACAGAGAAACTCCAGGCG GAAACTGAAGTACTGGAGGAGGAGAAGTCAGTGCTGCAAAAGGAGATTGCTGAGCtccagaaggagaaggagaagctggAGTTTATGCTGGTggctcacagccctgtgtgcaaGATCAGCCCTGAGGAACGTCGGAGCCCACCATCCAGCAGCCTCCAGAGCATTCGGACTGGAGCAAGTGGAGCAGTGGTGGTGAAGCAGGAGCCTGTGGAGGAAGAGATCCCATCTTCCTCTTTGGTCCTTGACAAAGCCCAGAGGTCTGTCATTAAGCCCATCAGCATTGCTGGAGGTTTTTATGGGGAGGAGGCACTCAACACTCCCATTGTGGTGACCTCAACACCAGCCATCACTCCTGGCTCTTCCAACTTGGTGTTCACCTACCCTAACGTGTTGGATCAGGAgtctcctctctccccttctgAGTCCTGCTCCAAAGCTCAccggaggagcagcagcagcggggaCCAGTCCTCAGATTCCTTGAACTCTCCCACCTTGCTGGCGTTGTAA